The Paenibacillus wynnii DNA window AACCCAAAGGTTCCTTGAGCCCCGATAACACGGCGGTTCTGGGAGGGACCGTTGCCTGCAATCATATGCGCTTCCTCCGTCTCCCATCCGGCTTCATGGCAGGCTTCTAACACCGTCTCTAGCGGTAGGTAGGATTTACGCCAGCTGTCACTAGCACTGCCAATCGGCATATATTCAATAAAGCGCACATTAAGCGGGCTGTTAAGGGTAAGGGAGATGAAATCCTTGATCTCATCGTCATTAATACCCTTCATCAGAACTACATTCAGCTTGATTGGATGCAGTCCGGCAGCATCGGCTGCTTCAATCCCTTGTAGTACTTTATGGACATCGCCACCGCGTGTAATCATGGAGAAGCGTTCCTGTCGTAAAGAATCGAGACTGATGTTCACCCGAGATAATCCGGCTTCTTTCAGGAGCTGGGCTTTAGCGGGCAGCATCAGTCCGTTTGTCGTTAACGCGATATCGTCAATGCCGGGGATAGCGGCCAGCATGGCAACCAGCTTCTCTAAATCCTTCCGGACGAGAGGTTCTCCGCCCGTTAAGCGGATCTTTCGCAGTCCAAGCGGCGCAAGAGCTTTGACCACCGCGGTAATTTCCTCATAACTCATAATCTCATCCTGAGGCTGGAATTGCATTCCCTCGGCAGGCATACAATAAATACAGCGCAGGTTGCAGCGATCTGTAACCGAGATGCGGAGGTAATCATGAATTCGTCCAAATGGATCCGTTAACGGCTGCATGGCGTTGCTCCCTTCATCAGTAAATGTTTTATTTTAAATTTTAAAGACTATGCTGTTCTGCGTCAATGTGTGAAGTTATAAAGATTCATTATACATCAATAATTAAGCAGAGGATGATAGCAGTTTTCAATCCCGATGATAGACACACTTTATTGTGAGTGTGACTGCACAAGTATCATAAATTTGACAGTAATACGACAATTGCGGGGAAACGACATAAAATGCTCACGAAAAGCGTTTTCAATGTCCGATATAATCTATGTACAGAGTTATTCACTTTTGCGAAAACAACCATGTACATCGGATCCTAATGGCGGTGAATGCAAACGTCAGGGGAGACCGGGTAAACCTATTAGAGGAGGATTTGCAAAATGACTTTACAAACTGTTCCATCCCTTAACGTGCCGGAAGCTTTTAGCCGCTGGTTAGAGAGCCGTGGACTAATATATCAGTTGTTAACAGACTTTTTTGGAAGAAAACCTGCGCTTTCACTTGTAGCACAATGGAGCCGCAATGCACAGATTGGTGTTGCAGCTGAGATGACAGAGGGCGGCCGTGAGCTCAAGCGCTACCTGTGCAGTCAGGAACCGAAGGAGCTTCCGTCCATTTGCGAGCAGGAGAACAAAGAGTACAAGCGTCTGATGACTGAAGGGGCTATGAATACTTTTGTACCGCGTGAAGCTGCACATATCGGCCGTACGAAAGAGTTCTGCAACGTAATTTCCGATGTGTATGCTTCTGCAGGTATTGTATTCAACAAGTGCAATGGAGAAGCCGACGATCATATCGCCATTGAACTGGAGTTTATGGCAGTGCTGCATGAAAGAATGCTGTACAACAGCTTTTCCGTTCGTAGCGCAATGGAGCTCTTGGACATTCAGGTTGCCTTTCTGGAGGAACATTTGCTGCGTTGGACACCTCAATTCTGCCACAAACTAAATGCTGCGACCAATAGTCCGCTCTATCTTGGACTTAGCCACATGCTTGAAGAGTTTCTGCCAAAGGACCTGGAAATGCTTCGCGGCTGGAAAGCAACATTGGAAAATGGCGCAACCGCGGTAATATAATTTGTATTTGCAAGTTTAAGGCCCGGATTAGGGCCTTTTTTGTTTGCCTTTTGAATCAAGCAAAAAGGAGGCCTCCCTTTGTCGGGAAGGCCTCCTTTTAGAATCTGAATAGGGTTATTCGTACACCCGTTTGCTGCGGAATTTCATCAAGAATTCATATACGACGGGTACTACCACTAGAGTCAGCAGCGTAGAACTAATTAAGCCGCCGATAACAGTTACGCCTAATCCCTTTGAGATGATCCCCGCACTGTTTTCTAGTCCGGAGACAAGTGGGAGCAAAGCACCAATCGTAGCCAGTGCCGTCATAAGGATCGGACGAAGACGGGTACCCCCAGCTTCAAGCAGAGCTTGGCGGGTGGACAGTCCTTCCTTTTCTTTATGAATAACACGGTCAATTAGCACGATCGCATTGGTAACTACAATTCCGATCAGCATGAGTGCACCCATTAGTACGGATACGTTCAGCGTTTCACCTGCAATCAGGAGAGCAATCAGAGCTCCGATTACGGTAAAGGGAAGCGAGAACAGGATGGCGAAAGGTGCAAGACCGCCGCCAAAAGTAACTACAAGCACGAAGTATACAATGGCTATAGCAGCTGCCATTGCAATTCCCAACTGGCTAAAGGTTTCATTGATTTGCTCCGTAACACCTCCGAAGGTAATGGTTACACCATCCGGCAGATCCAAAGCATCAATCTTTTCCTTTACGGCGTTGGAAGCACTGTTAACGTCATTCGAGATAATCTCGGCGGTAACATCCACTTTCATTTTGCCATCCATACGGGTAATGGAGTCTGGTGAGGAACCCTTTTTAATGCTGGCAACATCGCTAACGGGTACAGTAATACCTAACGGCGAAGTAAGTGTAGCATCCAGCATTTCATTTATACTGCCGTACGTATCTTTATCTGTCTCGATATAAACATTATAATTATTTCCATCCAGCTCGACTTCAGTAAGAACAGGCCGTGCACTTACCGGGCTTAGCTTCATTGCAATTTGTCCGGCTGTTAGGCCGAGT harbors:
- the moaA gene encoding GTP 3',8-cyclase MoaA; amino-acid sequence: MQPLTDPFGRIHDYLRISVTDRCNLRCIYCMPAEGMQFQPQDEIMSYEEITAVVKALAPLGLRKIRLTGGEPLVRKDLEKLVAMLAAIPGIDDIALTTNGLMLPAKAQLLKEAGLSRVNISLDSLRQERFSMITRGGDVHKVLQGIEAADAAGLHPIKLNVVLMKGINDDEIKDFISLTLNSPLNVRFIEYMPIGSASDSWRKSYLPLETVLEACHEAGWETEEAHMIAGNGPSQNRRVIGAQGTFGLIHPVSDHFCDNCNRLRLTADGHIKACLYWSDEYHVRPLTGDPEAMQALFRKALGNKPANHEMALALEQKAQSHTPTVRRMSQIGG
- a CDS encoding TorD/DmsD family molecular chaperone, which produces MTLQTVPSLNVPEAFSRWLESRGLIYQLLTDFFGRKPALSLVAQWSRNAQIGVAAEMTEGGRELKRYLCSQEPKELPSICEQENKEYKRLMTEGAMNTFVPREAAHIGRTKEFCNVISDVYASAGIVFNKCNGEADDHIAIELEFMAVLHERMLYNSFSVRSAMELLDIQVAFLEEHLLRWTPQFCHKLNAATNSPLYLGLSHMLEEFLPKDLEMLRGWKATLENGATAVI